A genomic segment from Aspergillus puulaauensis MK2 DNA, chromosome 1, nearly complete sequence encodes:
- a CDS encoding NAD(P)/FAD-dependent oxidoreductase (COG:C;~EggNog:ENOG410Q17Z;~InterPro:IPR036188,IPR023753;~PFAM:PF07992,PF00070;~go_function: GO:0016491 - oxidoreductase activity [Evidence IEA];~go_process: GO:0055114 - oxidation-reduction process [Evidence IEA]), translating into MASAFKNIIVVGGSYVGKSTAQELARVVPKTHRVLLIEPHSHFHHLFAFPRFAILPGHEHKAFIPYSGLFSSISTPTNHTVIQARVLSVQPHHVNLDREWNGSGKIPFEYLVVATGTRLSEPAAMRDNDKVSSVAYLQNHQAEIKRSKSILIAGGGAVGVQMATDMKEYYPEKEITVVQSRPYLMPQYHSKLHELIKERFDDLGIKFITGSRIKVPETGFPSTTPFPVHLTDGTALPSQYDFVILATGQTPNNTLITDLPTSGESLLNPDNGFIRIRPTMQFLDQKYPHLFAVGDIADTGLRKAARPGAAQAATVVKNVQAMIEGREPVEEFPRQPAGIHLTLGSKDNVVFRNPNEAEGQTEPTIIKRDDGRDDMGVEGWWERLGVSVNDARQYHL; encoded by the exons ATGGCTAGTGCATTCAAAAACATCATCGTTGTCGGGGGTTCGTACGTCGGAAAGTCAACCGCCCAGGAGCTCGCAAGGGTTGTCCCCAAGACACACCGCGTCCTCCTGATCGAGCCCCATAgccacttccaccacctctTCGCATTT CCTCGGTTTGCCATCCTCCCCGGCCACGAACACAAAGCCTTCATTCCATACTCCGGCTTATTTTCCTCGATTTCCACCCCAACAAACCACACTGTCATCCAAGCCCGCGTCCTTTCCGTGCAACCCCACCACGTCAACTTGGATCGTGAATGGAATGGATCTGGCAAAATCCCATTCGAATACCTTGTCGTCGCGACAGGGACGCGCCTGTCCGAGCCAGCGGCCATGAGAGACAACGACAAAGTCTCCTCTGTTGCGTATCTCCAAAACCACCAGGCGGAGATCAAGCGCTCAAAGTCGATCCTGATTGCTGGCGGCGGTGCAGTGGGCGTCCAGATGGCAACGGATATGAAGGAATACTACCCGGAAAAAGAAATCACCGTCGTGCAATCAAGGCCGTATCTCATGCCGCAGTATCACTCCAAGCTGCACGAGCTGATCAAGGAGCGCTTTGACGATTTGGGGATCAA ATTCATCACCGGCTCGCGAATCAAAGTCCCCGAGACCGGATTCCCGTCAACCACCCCATTCCCCGTCCACCTCACAGACGGCACCGCACTCCCCTCCCAATACGACTTTGTCATTCTAGCCACCGGCCAAACACCAAATAACACTCTCATCACTGACCTTCCCACCTCAGGAGAATCCCTCCTTAACCCAGACAACGGCTTCATCCGCATCCGCCCGACAATGCAGTTCCTCGACCAGAAATACCCGCATCTCTTCGCTGTCGGGGATATCGCAGACACAGGGCTGCGCAAGGCCGCGAGACCCGGCGCCGCACAGGCAGCTACTGTGGTGAAGAATGTCCAGGCGATGATTGAAGGCAGGGAGCCCGTTGAGGAGTTTCCGAGGCAGCCGGCGGGTATTCACCTTACCTTGGGATCG AAAGATAATGTTGTCTTCCGCAATCCGAATGAGGCGGAGGGTCAGACGGAGCCAACCATTATAAAGCGGGATGA CGGTCGAGACGATATGGGCGTTGAGGGATGGTGGGAGAGACTAGGAGTGAGTGTGAATGATGCGCGACAGTATCATCTGTAG
- a CDS encoding endonuclease/exonuclease/phosphatase family protein (COG:S;~EggNog:ENOG410PFH3;~InterPro:IPR036404,IPR001229,IPR036691;~PFAM:PF01419;~SECRETED:SignalP(1-15)), protein MRSTALLSLLSPALAATSGTFNVLSFNVAGLPEIINGNDVPGDKTENTKMIGERFAEYGYDVIHVQEDFNYHAALYETDTHAFRTATSGGVPFGSGLNTLSNYDWIDFERIKWETCSEASGADCLTPKGFTVMRVRFEEGVYADFYNLHADAGSEDEDVEARSANLQQVADYIANYSLGNAVLVFGDTNARYTSSGENVRVFETQEDMANPWVELVLDGKQPEEGIDAIICENPSTVKTCETVDKIFYRGSPALTLKATSWAYEDEKFLNNGSILSDHNPIASDFSWTKSDSFRLSDLYGGPHGTWFNDLLNLPTTSGLKTSTISLSGENRVDSISLTLSNGDTITHGGSGGTAQELTLADDEYWTKTRLCQGKYNDHTRIFYIAVTTDQGNSVSVGKETDECVEYEAEDGWGVVGAWGRSGDEVDRLGVVYGPVV, encoded by the exons ATGAGATCTACCGCTCTTCTGTCTCTGCTGAGCCCAGCTCTCGCTGCCACATCCGGCACATTCAACGTCCTCTCCTTCAACGTCGCCGGCCTCCCCGAAATCATCAACGGCAATGATGTCCCAGGCGATAAGACCGAGAACACCAAGATGATCGGCGAGCGGTTCGCTGAGTATGGCTACGACGTTATCCATGTCCAGGAG GACTTCAACTACCACGCTGCCCTCTATGAGACAGACACCCACGCCTTCCGCACCGCAACCTCGGGCGGCGTCCCCTTTGGCTCGGGCCTGAACACCCTCTCCAACTATGACTGGATCGACTTTGAGCGTATCAAGTGGGAGACTTGCTCCGAGGCGAGCGGGGCCGATTGTCTCACGCCGAAGGGGTTCACGGTTATGCGGGTGCGCTTTGAGGAGGGTGTTTATGCGGATTTTTATAATTTGCATGCTGATGCTGG ctccgaagacgaagacgtAGAAGCCCGCAGCGCAAACCTGCAGCAGGTGGCGGACTACATCGCCAACTACTCCCTGGGCAACGCGGTTCTTGTCTTCGGGGACACGAACGCGCGGTATACATCGTCTGGCGAGAATGTCCGGGTCTTCGAGACACAGGAGGATATGGCGAATCCGTGGGTGGAGTTGGTTCTGGATGGCAAGCAGCCTGAGGAGGGCATTGATGCTATTATCTGTGAGAATCCGTCGACGGTGAAGACTTGTGAGACTGTTGATAAGATTTT CTACCGTGGAAGTCCAGCCCTAACTCTAAAGGCGACATCGTGGGCCTacgaggatgagaagttCCTCAATAACGGATCCATCCTCTCAGACCATAACCCGATAGCCAGTGACTTCAGCTGGACGAAGTCAGACTCATTCCGGCTAAGTGACCTATACGGTGGTCCTCACGG CACCTGGTTCaacgacctcctcaacctccccacCACGAGCGGTCTCAAAACAAGCACGATCTCGCTCTCCGGCGAAAACCGCGTCGACAGTATCTCGCTCACCCTGTCAAACGGGGACACGATCACGCACGGGGGCTCAGGCGGGACAGCGCAAGAACTCACCCTTGCTGACGATGAGTACTGGACAAAGACCCGGCTCTGCCAGGGGAAGTATAACGACCACACCCGGATTTTCTATATTGCCGTTACTACGGACCAGGGGAACTCGGTTAGCGTGGGCAAGGAGACGGATGAGTGTGTTGAGtatgaggcggaggatggctggggggttgttggggctTGGGGGAGGAgtggggatgaggttgataGGTTGGGGGTTGTATATGGGCCGGTTGTGTAG
- a CDS encoding tetratricopeptide repeat protein (COG:S;~EggNog:ENOG410QEE1;~InterPro:IPR027417,IPR011990;~go_function: GO:0005515 - protein binding [Evidence IEA]): MSGYIAAPYSMPGVEIDAIDGGGTATSLPILRGVVDTVANECPKRLGISSEELQQKSPTVDVFFDAIAAERLRRMPADGSRIDSTLRRASRLAFAVASLRDAVTSFMDGAEEATKMVWGTTLLLLEMGIDNLDMIDSIFSRYGRVTLGISYLLQQESEFQSSRALQQEVAEIYAHLLQLTVHIAAEYRQAARTQSWQPMIEATNHTFFYYFNRFTTHWRRTRKWTWVVLNSKSAKNQYADLESVYQFLELQDRPLQMLLESQTHSLAEGSFSWFEPHLTTFTVGPRSLMLIRGNPGSGKSALSQWAIERLQVSSEYDIWNTIPTVIRSDVPITTLTLSVLKGILIQMLDCCVTSRKTQSDIITAISDALDQAEVGAPDPEVESLLWAAVRTATQSNLHFMIVVDGLDQIKHAKSTVPAFLELLQDTVVDTPSKLIVFTRPMTTEQIPIKETTTTHQIAMDASITAHDLHACIRDLVTYDSAFSGLGSSQRESLVSSIATRSQGCFIWAQLAVEALRSQPTYNDMNSAVNQIPNNLGGLIDFHLRNTNLQRPGTGSLLSWLAVSERPLRPQEVEQLLAVDSQTFRATARSGKLDREVFEPLRRLVTLRDGFITFRHPLIREHIQARSQMKQEVSFSLADAHHDLLVRSLSWVRRNLTDEIPISWDKMPVLARDRYLDAHVLLEYAARYWLSHMLSSTMASGDKLSYTTAFQQAMPDSILFAQLELTNKESEFSRSSIVELYRLAVAVRRHVLGPDSPAVLQGLILSARAADRAQTPWANDHLYEAWTRSRTRLGPTDKITRDLEQLLVATPEGAGRAGRAAGLKTDALRGMTLDGWDSSDISFTQRLQYLDRLVGTYRGENKPDEAYAVSKQFYGQTVKSYGPYSSETLAAAEYLSNNFNITPPDDLALELARTKYETMVRSMDVSDPRRVAYSLSLAKMYEEYSKPNKAEEVLSRLWLSLSTPDRENRTPWDQKTKVVFYYSKFLERQRRPDEAAILLRQLSAELEADGGVRSAEMAERAQLLRVEAREMQIYDMDRALGIQLWKYYKSTNKQYHSDAVGLAQTLTRGAIPTEGHATDAMGNLSLEESKMLPEWLDSIAYATTGEKRLRLPLLQLCHQLARQHMRDEQWRQGNDCATAVLKHAWPTFEDPTSKAKFSEEEAPLMANLAQDHAYCLFRRLDIPTASVVYGNAFKAAITADQVAVPSVTAVVKTVVDFYESTYQFDKALVLLRQVSEFFGSRLGESDKHTLDSRYYEGDLALRLDRRLEAENSYRHIYRACIRDGKISSNGVRAAVALLSLYEQDQQWESALEVYRHLWPTLVRFDEKDGYDRALLEGLLPKTYTGYMAVLTHSAVKAGYAERQQLASEHQQLCRKLYGPTHPRTRDATLLLAGLSSESDRHSGEALHLYQQVLNTHDWVPQTEASRSLPEMKDPLVIDIKHRMAQLYLRQNLATPEARRLYQEELALSKQHQGLSAPTTLLWLREIARMYAHSGSATSRQQGAQILNDHVDEVIRVTANQGTLVDRGHKLAEIYLEAGYIDEGYALINELHQKVIQETPAAHRQALDEHRPAVFVAAFEEVFGKRQSSREILDELSREGQIYSNFQQSLLSHDLMPTLANGEKLSRLQAHQRHTTAAKNTDDQLYQYFCNTLSVARPARSKDVVHVFYSLCRRQSINEDYNINIVTETTGLVRDLCNSSRFDDAAIVTGVFHSWGHLTDSLRTPETIFTSIKLCLYLSGYQTAKCSDEATAKRMAVESELLLQSVMKNAKEIPLEFSELPFAELNDLITVLGEHEMFEDLEAILTELWTSRMIQKTWSLSAVVWIGRRLVETRFCRGRVNAATQLGKDICYNLRQVWGNCDPVTLEINKLLSGLYTASGNYLGAAALHETALSELLNSEEHSQGGAVDAVTQHLELLQHAQMRLAKEGQSAAIDAATAQERVQQVATKFGLPIERLEVATASDDVGMWQKPRRFSLDMGDAEKHENHLRQSSGSALLSGNAGAKRISITAL, from the exons ATGTCCGGGTACATTGCGGCACCGTACAGCATGCCTGGAGTGGAGATCGATGCcatcgacggcggcggcaccgcAACATCTCTGCCCATCTTGCGGGGTGTTGTTGACACCGTTGCCAACGAATGCCCCAAACGCCTGGGGATATCCTCTGAAGAGCTCCAGCAGAAATCACCTACCGTCGATGTATTCTTTGACGCCATTGCCGCCGAGCGATTGAGGCGCATGCCGGCCGACGGCAGCCGCATTGATAGTACTCTGAGAAGAGCGTCTCGGTTGGCCTTTGCTGTGGCGTCTCTGCGTGATGCCGTCACTAGCTTCATGGATGGCGCTGAAGAGGCGACCAAGATGGTCTGGGGAACTACGTTGCTTTTACTGGAG ATGGGTATCGACAATCTCGACATGATCGATAGTATCTTCAGTCGCTATGGTCGCGTTACACTCGGCATCTCATACCTGCTCCAGCAGGAGAGCGAGTTCCAGAGCTCGAGAGCCCTGCAGCAAGAGGTTGCAGAAATCTATGCCCACCTACTGCAGTTGACTGTACATATTGCAGCGGAATACCGACAAGCTGCGCGCACTCAGAGCTGGCAACCCATGATCGAGGCCACCAACCATACGTTCTTTTACTACTTCAACCGCTTTACTACTCACTGGCGCCGGACGCGGAAGTGGACCTGGGTTGTCCTCAATTCGAAATCCGCCAAGAACCAATACGCCGACCTGGAGTCTGTTTACCAGTTTCTTGAACTGCAGGATCGCCCTTTGCAGATGCTCCTCGAAAGCCAGACCCACTCGCTTGCTGAAGGGTCGTTTTCGTGGTTTGAGCCTCATCTGACCACCTTCACCGTTGGCCCACGAAGCTTGATGCTTATCCGTGGAAACCCCGGTTCCGGAAAGAGTGCACTATCCCAATGGGCAATCGAGCGCTTGCAGGTGTCTTCGGAATATGATATTTGGAATACGATCCCCACTGTCATCCGTTCCGATGTCCCGATTACGACGCTGACCCTCAGCGTCCTCAAGGGCATCCTGATCCAGATGCTTGACTGTTGCGTAACGAGCCGCAAGACCCAAAGCGATATCATTACTGCGATTAGCGATGCCCTCGACCAGGCTGAAGTCGGCGCACCTGATCCCGAGGTTGAGAGCCTTCTGTGGGCTGCCGTCCGCACGGCTACCCAGTCCAACCTGCACTTCATGATCGTTGTTGACGGGCTGGATCAAATAAAGCATGCTAAGAGCACAGTCCCTGCCTTCCTTGAGCTTTTGCAGGACACCGTCGTCGATACACCATCTAAGCTTATTGTCTTCACGCGCCCAATGACTACAGAACAGATCCCTATCAAGGAGACCACTACCACTCACCAGATCGCGATGGATGCGTCTATTACTGCACATGATCTGCACGCTTGCATCCGCGACTTGGTGACTTATGACTCCGCTTTCTCTGGGCTGGGCTCCTCCCAGCGGGAATCATTGGTCTCCTCCATTGCAACTCGCTCTCAAGGCTGCTTCATTTGGGCTCAGCTGGCTGTTGAGGCATTGCGTTCCCAGCCCACGTATAATGATATGAACTCAGCAGTCAACCAGATCCCGAACAACCTGGGTGGCCTTATTGATTTCCATCTGCGCAACACCAACCTCCAGCGTCCTGGCACCGGTAGCCTCCTTTCTTGGCTTGCGGTATCGGAACGTCCGCTTCGCCCTCAAGAGGTTGAACAACTCCTTGCCGTCGACTCCCAGACGTTCAGGGCTACCGCTCGGTCTGGTAAGCTTGACCGTGAAGTCTTCGAACCACTTCGACGATTGGTTACACTGCGCGATGGGTTCATCACTTTCCGTCATCCTTTGATCCGTGAGCATATCCAGGCAAGGTCGCAAATGAAGCAGGAGGTTTCTTTCAGCCTCGCGGATGCCCACCATGACCTCTTGGTCCGCTCTCTGTCATGGGTCCGCCGGAATCTGACGGATGAGATTCCTATTTCCTGGGATAAGATGCCTGTCCTTGCACGAGACCGCTATCTCGATGCCCATGTTCTGCTGGAGTATGCCGCTCGCTACTGGCTATCCCACATGCTCTCatcaaccatggcctcgGGAGATAAACTCTCCTACACAACGGCTTTCCAGCAGGCCATGCCTGATTCGATTCTGTTTGCGCAGCTCGAGCTCACCAACAAAGAGTCTGAGTTCAGCCGATCTAGTATCGTCGAGCTGTACCGCCTCGCCGTGGCAGTGCGCCGTCACGTCCTCGGCCCTGACTCGCCGGCTGTCTTGCAGGGCCTCATCTTGAGTGCTCGCGCTGCAGACCGCGCTCAGACACCCTGGGCTAATGACCATCTCTACGAGGCATGGACCCGCAGCCGCACCCGCCTGGGTCCGACGGATAAGATCACTCGCGACCTTGAGCAGCTTCTCGTTGCCACCCCTGAAGGTGCCGGCCGAGCGGGCCGTGCAGCTGGCCTCAAGACAGACGCGCTCCGCGGTATGACACTGGACGGGTGGGATTCGTCCGACATTAGCTTCACCCAACGCCTGCAGTACCTCGACCGACTGGTGGGGACATACCGCGGGGAAAACAAACCCGACGAAGCGTATGCGGTTTCCAAGCAGTTCTACGGCCAGACTGTCAAGTCGTACGGGCCTTACTCATCGGAAACGTTGGCCGCTGCTGAATACCTCagcaacaacttcaacatcacTCCTCCGGACGACCTGGCTTTGGAACTTGCACGCACCAAGTACGAGACTATGGTCCGCTCTATGGATGTTTCGGATCCCCGTCGCGTGGCCTACTCCCTTTCGCTCGCTAAGATGTATGAGGAATATTCCAAGCCTAACAAGGCCGAGGAAGTTCTGTCTAGACTCTGGCTGAGCCTATCCACTCCGGATAGAGAGAACAGGACCCCGTGGGATCAAAAGACAAAGGTTGTTTTCTACTATTCCAAGTTCCTCGAGCGCCAGCGTCGCCCTGATGAGGCCGCTATTCTCCTCCGCCAATTGTCAGCCGAGCTGGAGGCAGATGGTGGTGTCAGATCTGCAGAGATGGCCGAACGCGCGCAACTGCTGCGCGTGGAGGCCCGCGAGATGCAAATCTACGACATGGATCGTGCTTTGGGAATCCAACTGTGGAAGTACTACAAGTCCACCAACAAACAGTATCATTCCGATGCAGTCGGCCTAGCCCAGACTCTTACCAGGGGAGCTATCCCGACCGAGGGACATGCCACTGATGCCATGGGCAACCTCTCCCTGGAAGAGAGCAAGATGCTTCCCGAATGGCTTGATAGCATCGCCTACGCAACAACCGGAGAAAAGCGTCTGCGACTTCCCCTTCTTCAGCTGTGCCACCAGCTTGCACGTCAGCACATGCGTGATGAGCAATGGCGTCAGGGGAATGACTGTGCTACCGCAGTCCTCAAGCACGCCTGGCCTACCTTTGAAGACCCTACTTCCAAGGCGAAGTTCTCTGAGGAGGAAGCTCCTTTGATGGCGAACCTGGCCCAGGACCACGCTTACTGCCTTTTCCGCCGCTTGGATATCCCTACCGCCAGCGTCGTCTATGGCAATGCCTTCAAGGCCGCTATCACCGCGGACCAAGTCGCAGTGCCATCAGTCACCGCTGTCGTCAAGACTGTGGTGGACTTTTACGAGAGCACTTACCAGTTTGACAAAGCCCTTGTTCTGCTTCGTCAGGTCAGCGAGTTCTTTGGTTCGCGTCTTGGCGAGAGCGACAAGCACACGCTTGACAGCCGGTACTACGAGGGTGACCTTGCTCTCCGGTTGGACCGCCGTCTCGAAGCCGAAAACAGCTACCGCCATATCTACCGTGCTTGCATTCGGGATGGCAAGATCTCGTCCAACGGAGTGCGTGCTGCTGTGGCCCTGCTCAGTCTCTACGAACAGGACCAGCAGTGGGAGTCGGCTCTCGAGGTGTACCGCCACTTGTGGCCTACACTCGTGCGCtttgacgagaaggatggctATGACCGCGCGCTCCTTGAAGGACTTCTTCCCAAGACATACACTGGTTACATGGCTGTCCTGACGCACTCTGCTGTCAAGGCTGGATATGCCGAGCGCCAGCAGCTTGCGTCGGAACACCAGCAGCTCTGCCGCAAACTGTACGGGCCAACTCACCCTCGAACCCGTGATGCTACTCTCTTGTTGGCGGGACTCTCCTCCGAGAGTGACCGTCACTCGGGCGAGGCTCTTCACTTGTACCAGCAGGTGCTGAACACCCATGATTGGGTTCCGCAGACCGAAGCCTCGCGTTCGCTGCCAGAGATGAAGGATCCTCTTGTCATTGACATCAAGCACCGCATGGCACAGCTGTACCTGCGTCAGAATCTCGCGACTCCCGAGGCGCGCAGACTCTACCAGGAGGAGCTCGCGCTGTCCAAGCAGCACCAGGGTCTATCGGCTCCTACTACACTGCTGTGGCTGCGTGAAATTGCTCGGATGTACGCCCACAGCGGCTCCGCTACCTCGCGTCAGCAAGGCGCTCAGATCCTCAATGACCACGTTGACGAGGTCATCCGTGTGACTGCCAACCAGGGGACCTTGGTTGACCGTGGTCATAAGCTGGCCGAGATCTACCTGGAAGCCGGATACATTGACGAAGGCTACGCGCTGATCAATGAACTCCACCAGAAGGTCATCCAGGAGACACCAGCTGCCCACCGCCAGGCACTGGATGAGCACCGACCCGCTGTCTTTGTTGCTGCGTTCGAGGAAGTCTTTGGCAAGCGCCAGTCCTCGCGCGAGATCCTTGACGAATTGTCTCGTGAGGGACAGATCTACAGCAACTTCCAGCAGAGCTTGCTTAGCCACGACCTCATGCCAACATTGGCAAACGGCGAAAAGCTTAGCCGGCTCCAAGCCCACCAGAGGCACACCACCGCGGCAAAGAACACCGACGACCAGCTGTACCAGTACTTCTGCAACACCCTGTCTGTGGCACGACCGGCACGCTCCAAGGACGTCGTCCATGTCTTCTACAGCTTGTGCCGACGTCAGAGCATCAACGAGGACTACAATATCAACATCGTCACTGAGACCACCGGGCTTGTTCGCGACCTCTGCAACTCGTCCCGCTTTGACGATGCGGCTATTGTCACGGGCGTGTTCCACTCGTGGGGTCATTTGACTGACAGCCTGCGAACGCCGGAGACCATCTTCACTTCTATTAAGCTCTGTCTGTATTTGAGCGGATACCAGACTGCGAAGTGCTCGGACGAGGCAACAGCCAAGAGAATGGCCGTTGAATCCGAGCTGCTCCTCCAGAGCGTCATGAAGAATGCCAAAGAAATCCCACTCGAGTTCTCCGAGTTGCCGTTTGCGGAGCTCAACGACCTCATCACTGTTCTTGGTGAGCACGAGATGTTTGAAGACCTTGAG GCCATTCTCACCGAACTCTGGACCTCCCGCATGATCCAAAAGACCTGGTCCCTGTCCGCCGTGGTCTGGATCGGCCGACGCCTCGTCGAGACCCGTTTCTGCCGCGGGCGTGTCAACGCAGCTACCCAGCTGGGCAAGGACATCTGCTACAACCTCCGACAGGTCTGGGGCAACTGTGATCCCGTCACTCTCGAGATCAACAAGTTGCTCTCTGGCTTGTACACCGCGTCCGGGAACTACCTCGGCGCGGCGGCACTGCACGAGACCGCACTCTCCGAGCTGCTCAACAGCGAGGAACACTCCCAGGGCGGCGCCGTCGACGCAGTAACGCAGCACCTCGAGCTGCTCCAGCACGCGCAGATGCGCCTGGCAAAGGAGGGCCAGAGCGCGGCTATCGACGCGGCGACCGCGCAGGAGCGCGTGCAGCAGGTCGCGACCAAGTTCGGGCTGCCGATTGAGCGGCTAGAGGTTGCGACGGCCAGCGACGACGTGGGCATGTGGCAGAAGCCCCGCCGGTTCAGTCTGGATATGGGCGATGCAGAGAAGCATGAGAACCACCTGCGCCAGTCGAGCGGGTCCGCGCTGCTGTCCGGTAATGCGGGCGCAAAGCGGATTTCCATCACGGCGCTGTAA
- a CDS encoding uncharacterized protein (COG:S;~EggNog:ENOG410Q2GU) — translation MTETSMPCDVPWGFDPMNPDTGFGVAGDEEMWYRNPYGMNSFDLPPWQPVDANQMAYEFASPAPGKTPFQQLSPIQTGGFPTSQSDKALPRFDNLPPDHGTPPYSLDDLLRTASQLATERALYMNIPSSANPHSPAAAGVYPNSSPVAEAAISSPSASPSHHSNASDTDEHDVPAIEFPQVYQLPDSNAGTSSAPSGYFAPMELPRQPASYDHVAAAATTTVTPQSKAPSSPSTSSLTPLEMPDGSTRFTANWLPVDPQGGFTIRSPAHHYHHHQHYPMDVEPDFMAMDYHDNSHTSYNYHNAFISLDNLDAGSG, via the exons ATGACTGAAACAAGCATGCCCTGCGATGTTCCCTGGGGCTTTGACCCTATGAATCCAGACACCGGCTTCGGTGTTGCTGGTGACGAGGAGATGTGGTATAGGAACCCCTACGGCATGAACAGCTTCGATCTGCCCCCGTGGCAGCCAGTGGATGCCAACCAGATGGCGTACGAGTTTGCTTCCCCTGCGCCGGGAAAGACGCCTTTCCAGCAGTTGTCGCCTATCCAGACAGGCGGGTTTCCCACCAGCCAGTCGGATAAGGCCTTACCAAG ATTCGACAATCTACCACCGGATCACGGTACGCCGCCGTACTCACTCGACGACCTCCTTCGCACCGCCTCGCAACTGGCGACTGAACGCGCACTCTACATGAACATCCCTTCAAGCGCCAACCCTCactccccagcagcagcaggagtctACCCTAACTCGTCGCCCGTTGCAGAGGCAGCTATCAGTTCTCCCAGCGCAAGTCCGAGTCACCATTCCAATGCCAGCGACACAGACGAGCACGATGTCCCGGCCATCGAGTTCCCACAGGTCTACCAACTCCCAGACAGCAACGCTGGCACCAGCTCTGCGCCATCGGGCTACTTTGCACCGATGGAGCTCCCCCGCCAGCCTGCATCCTACGATCATGTGGCCGCTGCCGCTACCACTACAGTCACGCCGCAGAGCAAAGCCCCCTCTTCCCCCTCTACTTCCAGTCTCACCCCGCTGGAAATGCCCGACGGCTCGACCCGGTTTACCGCAAACTGGCTCCCCGTTGATCCCCAGGGCGGCTTCACCATCCGCTCTCCCGCacaccactaccaccaccaccagcactaCCCTATGGACGTCGAACCCGATttcatggccatggactACCACGACAACTCGCACACTAGCTACAATTACCACAATGCGTTCATCTCGCTTGACAACCTCGATGCGGGCTCTGGATGA